One stretch of Paenibacillus sp. FSL R5-0341 DNA includes these proteins:
- a CDS encoding molybdopterin-dependent oxidoreductase — MKQWLKNMRKGYGKKLVSIHAWNAWIVVILAISGLMLVGGFWREILGIGRVWLKWLHIIVGLAMLAPVVYYLILAGKHWKQLRNRPWQRVNTIFVLALLVGWLLSGIVLWQFKLAGPRWSNAALLIHDLLTWVGLPYIIYHSITRTKWLKDPARRAVKTTTTSTQTQDTADPSDSISDEKETPAAISSSQFDRSSERDPLKSEERPQPVYTRRAFIRSAVGVGLAVTLGPTFISWVGRNLKIDNSIDSMLENDPNRMVPLPQPLSASSPPIGGGAEGHFRVYTVTPIPSFSNANWSFRIDGLVERAQVWNWEQFVKLARTVQVSDFHCVTGWSVYKNTWEGISLAQLLKQAGVKPEAHSVKFYSGDGVYTDAITMDQAQMEDIMVAVMHDGKPIPADLGGPVRLVIPQMYAYKSVKWLNRIELIDSEHIGYWEERGYDKDAWLTGASQRIPNNLSGSR, encoded by the coding sequence TTGAAACAATGGTTGAAGAACATGCGCAAAGGTTATGGCAAAAAGTTGGTTTCCATCCATGCTTGGAATGCCTGGATTGTTGTGATCCTTGCTATATCAGGTCTTATGCTGGTAGGCGGCTTTTGGCGAGAGATACTCGGGATCGGTCGTGTCTGGTTAAAATGGCTACATATCATCGTTGGGCTAGCTATGCTGGCACCCGTAGTATATTACTTGATTTTGGCCGGAAAGCACTGGAAACAGCTTCGTAATAGACCTTGGCAAAGGGTGAACACCATCTTTGTTCTTGCGCTGCTGGTAGGCTGGCTACTCTCGGGTATTGTGTTATGGCAGTTCAAGCTAGCTGGACCTCGATGGTCGAATGCTGCACTTTTGATCCATGACCTGCTGACTTGGGTGGGCTTGCCTTATATTATCTATCACTCCATAACTCGGACCAAATGGTTAAAGGACCCTGCACGTCGTGCGGTTAAAACTACTACAACTTCAACACAAACTCAAGATACAGCTGATCCATCTGATTCAATATCGGATGAAAAAGAAACTCCGGCTGCTATATCTTCTTCCCAGTTTGATCGCAGTTCCGAGAGAGATCCCCTCAAATCAGAGGAGCGACCTCAACCGGTGTATACACGACGAGCTTTCATCCGTTCTGCTGTCGGCGTTGGCCTCGCCGTGACTCTTGGACCTACATTTATATCCTGGGTAGGGCGAAATCTCAAGATCGATAACAGTATTGATAGCATGCTGGAGAACGATCCTAACCGTATGGTTCCTTTGCCACAACCGTTGTCTGCCTCATCACCTCCCATTGGAGGCGGAGCTGAAGGTCATTTCCGTGTATATACGGTTACGCCTATACCTTCCTTCTCCAATGCAAACTGGTCTTTCCGAATTGACGGACTGGTTGAACGGGCACAGGTTTGGAACTGGGAACAGTTTGTGAAGCTCGCGCGTACCGTACAGGTTAGTGATTTTCACTGTGTAACGGGCTGGTCTGTATATAAGAATACCTGGGAAGGCATTTCTCTTGCTCAGCTTTTGAAACAAGCCGGGGTCAAACCGGAAGCTCATAGTGTTAAGTTTTATTCCGGTGACGGCGTGTATACAGATGCCATTACAATGGATCAAGCGCAAATGGAGGATATTATGGTCGCTGTCATGCATGATGGCAAACCCATCCCGGCTGATCTTGGCGGTCCCGTACGGCTGGTCATTCCTCAGATGTATGCCTATAAATCAGTAAAATGGTTAAATCGCATTGAACTCATCGACAGCGAACATATTGGTTACTGGGAAGAGCGAGGGTATGATAAGGATGCATGGCTTACAGGCGCATCTCAACGCATCCCTAACAATTTAAGTGGATCAAGATAA
- the ligA gene encoding NAD-dependent DNA ligase LigA produces MDPMHRMEQLVTELNQHNYQYYTMDQPQISDKEYDLLYDELVTLEQESGIVLPDSPTQRVGGELLKGFTPHRHLSSLWSLDKAQNIEQLRSWNTRVLKLINDYNSKNPDTPLPEPGYVIELKFDGLTLNLTYTNGELVQASTRGNGTVGEGILAQVRTIRSVPLKIPYTSGTIEVQGEGIMNLSVLDRYNETAAEPLKNARNAAAGALRNLNPKATAERRLNAYFYNVGYSDDIQFANHQQMMDFLRENRFKVNPSITYFHEFDDVMEQLAAIQENRGQLDYLIDGAVIKITDMRTREVLGYTDKFPRWAVAYKFEAEETTTVLNAVVWNVGRTGKVTPLARVEPVELAGVTVQNCTLNNVGDIERKNLKFALGTRVFIRRSNDVIPEILGKVTEESDGEEIVFPEQCPACGFPLEQRGAHLFCNNRLACKPQTVARISHFASRDAMDIETFSEKTAIQLYDELNVREPADLYTLQFDDLVKLERFGEKKANNLIAALELSKDRDLASFLYSLGIPNTGKSTTRMLADHYRDLHAIMNATVEELVELPDVGGIVAESIVNFFADPFTQAAIEKMLNLGVKAQAPEAPAVAVVEDSFFSGKTVVLTGTLHQLTREEATQRLEALGAKVTGSVSKKTDLVIAGEKAGSKLTKAHDLGIPTIEDEDELVRLLNP; encoded by the coding sequence ATGGACCCGATGCACCGGATGGAGCAACTCGTTACCGAGCTGAATCAGCATAACTATCAGTACTACACGATGGATCAGCCACAGATCAGCGATAAGGAGTATGACCTTCTGTACGATGAACTGGTTACGCTGGAACAGGAAAGTGGCATCGTTCTGCCTGATTCTCCAACACAGCGTGTGGGCGGCGAACTGCTCAAGGGGTTTACCCCACATCGCCATTTATCCTCATTATGGAGTCTGGACAAAGCGCAGAATATTGAGCAGCTGCGCAGCTGGAATACTCGTGTACTGAAACTGATTAATGACTATAACAGTAAAAATCCCGATACGCCTTTACCGGAACCAGGTTATGTCATTGAGTTGAAGTTTGATGGATTGACGCTGAACCTGACGTATACCAACGGCGAATTGGTGCAAGCCTCTACACGAGGGAACGGTACCGTAGGAGAAGGGATTTTGGCACAGGTGAGAACGATCAGATCCGTTCCGCTCAAAATTCCTTATACAAGCGGTACGATTGAAGTACAGGGTGAAGGCATCATGAATTTGTCTGTCTTGGATCGATACAATGAGACAGCGGCAGAGCCACTCAAGAATGCGCGTAATGCAGCAGCAGGAGCGCTCCGCAACCTGAATCCGAAGGCGACGGCTGAGCGACGGTTGAATGCTTATTTTTATAATGTAGGTTATTCGGATGACATTCAATTTGCCAATCATCAGCAGATGATGGACTTCCTACGTGAGAACCGCTTCAAAGTTAATCCATCGATTACTTATTTCCATGAGTTTGATGATGTGATGGAACAACTGGCCGCGATTCAGGAGAACCGGGGGCAGCTAGACTATCTGATCGATGGAGCTGTTATCAAAATTACAGACATGCGCACACGCGAGGTGCTAGGGTATACCGATAAATTCCCTCGCTGGGCAGTGGCATATAAATTCGAGGCAGAAGAGACCACGACAGTTCTTAACGCTGTGGTATGGAATGTGGGTCGTACTGGCAAAGTAACTCCGCTGGCACGGGTAGAACCCGTTGAACTTGCCGGGGTAACGGTACAGAACTGTACTCTGAACAATGTCGGCGATATTGAGCGCAAAAATCTGAAGTTCGCTCTGGGCACACGGGTCTTTATCCGTCGCTCCAATGACGTCATTCCAGAAATTCTGGGTAAAGTGACAGAGGAGAGTGATGGCGAGGAGATCGTCTTCCCTGAGCAGTGTCCTGCATGTGGATTCCCACTGGAGCAACGCGGAGCGCATCTGTTCTGTAACAATAGGCTTGCGTGTAAACCGCAAACGGTGGCACGTATTTCCCATTTTGCTTCCCGGGATGCTATGGACATCGAGACGTTCAGTGAGAAAACAGCGATTCAGTTGTATGATGAATTGAACGTACGTGAGCCTGCCGACCTGTATACGTTACAGTTTGATGATCTGGTGAAGCTGGAGCGGTTTGGGGAAAAGAAAGCGAACAACCTTATCGCTGCGCTTGAGCTTAGTAAAGATAGAGACTTGGCTTCCTTCTTATACTCACTGGGTATTCCGAACACAGGTAAATCGACAACGCGCATGCTCGCTGATCATTATCGAGATTTGCACGCCATTATGAATGCAACCGTGGAAGAACTGGTTGAACTACCCGACGTCGGTGGTATTGTGGCAGAGAGCATCGTAAACTTTTTTGCAGATCCGTTTACACAGGCTGCAATTGAGAAAATGCTCAACTTGGGTGTGAAAGCTCAGGCACCTGAGGCACCAGCCGTTGCTGTTGTGGAAGATTCCTTCTTCAGTGGTAAAACGGTTGTCTTGACCGGAACGCTGCATCAATTGACGCGGGAAGAGGCAACGCAAAGACTGGAAGCGCTCGGAGCGAAGGTGACAGGCAGTGTGTCGAAAAAGACAGATCTGGTGATTGCCGGAGAGAAGGCAGGTAGTAAGCTAACCAAAGCCCATGATCTTGGTATTCCTACGATTGAGGATGAGGACGAACTTGTACGTCTTTTGAATCCCTAG
- the pcrA gene encoding DNA helicase PcrA, with protein MQPVNIHDAVARLNTPQRQAVEATDGPLLIMAGAGSGKTRVLTHRIAYLIATRKAPPWGILAITFTNKAAREMQDRVSQLVGGSQGRDIWVSTFHSMCVRILRRDIERIGFTSNFSILDSSDQLSVIRSCMKDQNIDTKKFEPKAVQSMMSTAKNELISPEQYEKQAGDYFEGIVAKIYKMYQKRLRANNSLDFDDLIMQTIQLFKEVPEVLDFYQKKFQYIHVDEYQDTNRAQYMLCRMLADSHHRICVVGDSDQSIYRWRGADISNILNFEKDYPEANTILLEQNYRSTSNILNAANEVIGLNTGRKPKKLWTDKEGGSKIKVYRADSEHDEGYFVTSEISKNVKNGKSYQNHAILYRTNAQSRVIEEILIKSDIPYQIVGGIKFYDRKEIKDILAYLRLLSNPDDDISLTRIINVPKRSIGDTTVAKLAAAAGERGISIFRVLQVVDDLGFAGRTRNALVEFYDMIAALHQMVEYLSVTELTEKILEMSQYRLEMQNENTLESRARLENIEEFLSVTMEFEKNNEDKTLVSFLTDLALIADIDSMNDDEEDQSDAVTLMTMHSAKGLEFPVVFIVGMEEGVFPHSRAFMDNEELEEERRLAYVGITRAEEQLFLSCAQMRTLFGRTTANPPSRFLDEIPDELKEDTSMARDRYRRGSSGGGSYGGRGLGSSGGSNFGGGTKLFDHQSKSGSSATSSTPTSRVTTSTSRPAYSTPSSASKPVASNGEAGFKAGDKVQHGKWGTGTIVAVKGTGNDTELQIAFPAPVGVKRLLAGFAPITKVE; from the coding sequence ATGCAACCTGTAAATATACATGATGCCGTTGCACGGCTTAACACCCCTCAACGGCAAGCCGTCGAGGCGACGGATGGCCCGTTGCTGATTATGGCTGGAGCCGGTTCCGGCAAGACCCGGGTACTGACACACCGGATTGCCTACCTCATTGCAACACGGAAGGCACCCCCGTGGGGCATTTTAGCGATTACCTTTACGAACAAAGCCGCTCGTGAGATGCAAGACCGGGTATCCCAACTAGTTGGTGGCTCACAAGGCCGCGACATTTGGGTATCCACCTTCCACTCCATGTGCGTGCGTATTCTGCGCCGTGATATTGAACGTATCGGCTTCACTTCCAATTTCAGTATTTTGGACTCATCGGACCAATTATCTGTTATTCGCAGCTGTATGAAAGACCAAAATATCGATACCAAGAAATTCGAACCCAAAGCAGTTCAATCGATGATGAGCACGGCCAAGAATGAACTGATCAGTCCGGAGCAATATGAGAAGCAGGCAGGAGACTATTTCGAGGGTATTGTAGCGAAGATATATAAGATGTATCAGAAACGGTTAAGAGCCAACAACTCACTTGATTTTGATGATCTGATTATGCAGACGATTCAACTGTTCAAGGAAGTACCGGAAGTCCTCGACTTTTACCAAAAGAAATTCCAGTACATTCACGTGGACGAGTATCAGGATACGAACCGTGCACAGTACATGCTGTGCCGCATGCTCGCTGACAGCCACCACCGCATCTGCGTTGTAGGGGATAGTGACCAGTCGATCTATCGCTGGCGTGGGGCGGATATCAGCAATATCCTGAACTTTGAGAAAGATTACCCTGAAGCAAACACGATTTTACTGGAGCAGAACTATCGTTCTACTTCCAATATCCTGAATGCAGCAAATGAAGTGATTGGCCTGAATACAGGCCGTAAACCGAAGAAACTGTGGACGGACAAAGAGGGTGGTTCGAAAATCAAGGTATACCGTGCGGATTCCGAACATGATGAGGGGTATTTTGTTACTTCCGAGATTAGTAAAAATGTGAAGAACGGCAAATCCTATCAGAACCATGCGATTTTGTACCGTACCAACGCCCAGTCCCGGGTTATAGAGGAAATTCTGATCAAGTCTGATATTCCGTATCAGATTGTCGGCGGCATCAAGTTCTACGATCGTAAAGAGATCAAGGACATTCTGGCGTATCTGCGCCTGTTATCTAACCCCGACGATGATATCAGTCTCACTCGGATCATTAATGTACCGAAGCGTAGCATCGGTGATACAACGGTAGCGAAGCTTGCGGCTGCGGCAGGAGAGCGTGGAATTTCCATTTTCCGAGTACTGCAGGTCGTGGATGATCTTGGTTTTGCTGGCCGTACGCGCAATGCGCTCGTGGAGTTCTATGACATGATCGCTGCGCTGCATCAGATGGTAGAATATCTGTCTGTAACTGAATTAACCGAGAAGATACTTGAGATGAGCCAATACCGTCTTGAGATGCAAAATGAAAACACACTCGAATCCCGTGCACGGCTGGAGAACATTGAAGAGTTCCTGTCGGTAACGATGGAATTTGAGAAAAATAATGAAGACAAAACGCTCGTTTCGTTCCTCACCGATCTTGCATTGATTGCTGACATCGACAGCATGAACGATGATGAAGAGGATCAGAGCGACGCTGTTACCCTGATGACCATGCACAGCGCCAAAGGTCTGGAGTTCCCGGTTGTCTTTATCGTAGGTATGGAGGAAGGGGTCTTCCCGCATAGCCGTGCCTTTATGGACAATGAAGAATTGGAAGAAGAACGCCGACTTGCTTATGTAGGGATCACCCGTGCGGAAGAGCAACTGTTCCTGTCCTGTGCCCAGATGCGTACCTTGTTTGGACGTACCACAGCGAATCCACCTTCCCGCTTCCTGGATGAGATTCCGGATGAGCTGAAGGAAGACACCTCTATGGCTCGTGATCGTTACCGTCGTGGCAGTAGCGGAGGCGGCTCATATGGTGGACGTGGGTTAGGTTCCAGTGGAGGAAGTAACTTCGGTGGTGGAACCAAGCTCTTTGATCACCAAAGCAAGAGCGGTTCATCTGCTACATCTTCCACGCCAACTTCGCGTGTGACCACGAGCACGTCTCGCCCAGCATACTCTACACCATCATCTGCTTCCAAGCCGGTAGCTTCTAATGGTGAAGCAGGGTTCAAGGCAGGAGACAAAGTGCAGCATGGTAAATGGGGGACAGGTACGATTGTTGCAGTTAAAGGTACAGGTAATGATACCGAACTGCAGATTGCCTTCCCGGCTCCAGTTGGTGTGAAACGTTTGCTTGCCGGCTTTGCCCCTATCACGAAAGTAGAATAA
- a CDS encoding heptaprenylglyceryl phosphate synthase, translating to MIDMIKQWRHVFKLDPDREITDEELDLVCMSGTDAIIVGGSSGITYDNTVDLMSRVRRYELPCVLEVSDLEAVVPGFDGYLIPMVLNATDSKWMIGHHQQAIERYGYLIPWDLLIAEGYIVLNANSTVARLTGADTELTTGAAVAYAQAAERLLNLPIVYMEYSGTFGDLELVGETYRQLDRAHLIYGGGIDDPEKAAQAAQVADTVVVGNIVYSDLNKALETVLVVKGTV from the coding sequence TTGATAGACATGATTAAGCAGTGGAGACATGTATTTAAGCTTGACCCGGACCGGGAAATTACGGACGAAGAACTCGATCTGGTCTGTATGTCGGGGACCGATGCGATTATCGTCGGCGGATCTTCTGGAATTACTTATGATAACACGGTAGACCTGATGTCCCGTGTGCGTCGTTATGAGTTGCCATGTGTGCTTGAAGTATCTGATCTGGAAGCCGTTGTTCCCGGGTTTGACGGATATTTGATCCCGATGGTCCTGAATGCAACGGACAGCAAATGGATGATTGGGCACCACCAGCAAGCGATAGAGCGTTATGGTTATCTCATCCCGTGGGATTTGCTTATTGCCGAGGGTTATATTGTGCTCAATGCAAACTCCACGGTAGCTCGGTTGACTGGTGCAGATACGGAACTGACGACAGGAGCTGCGGTGGCATATGCCCAGGCTGCAGAGCGTCTGCTCAATCTGCCAATCGTATACATGGAGTATAGCGGAACGTTCGGAGATCTGGAGCTTGTTGGTGAGACATATAGACAACTGGATCGGGCACACCTTATCTACGGCGGCGGAATTGATGATCCGGAGAAAGCCGCGCAAGCTGCCCAGGTGGCAGATACCGTAGTGGTAGGTAATATTGTGTACAGCGATTTGAATAAGGCTCTTGAGACGGTGTTGGTTGTGAAAGGAACGGTTTAA
- a CDS encoding phosphatidylinositol-specific phospholipase C/glycerophosphodiester phosphodiesterase family protein, whose product MKRIAAVLILMIVTVGTLFFAYESESEEQRDGFTAYRLIAHAMGSIRDQPYTNAYEAMIANYEKGTRVFEIDFMLTSDRKAVARHEWTANMSKMLGQDEELPEDKQAGALTHDEFMNTPILGMYQPMDADGIVDVLAEYPDMYIVTDTKEQKDEDIQQVLRSLVDAAKEHDPSVLNRVVVQIYNEPMLETVKEVYAFPSIIYTLYATQDTEAQVVNFVQKNDIDAVTMPEYKVNQNFVAKLNSAGSVTYVHTINDTEQVANYEKWGVYGVYSDVLTEQELDEMNTRFAWKP is encoded by the coding sequence ATGAAACGCATTGCCGCCGTGTTAATACTAATGATCGTTACCGTGGGCACACTCTTTTTCGCCTATGAAAGTGAGAGTGAGGAACAACGGGACGGATTTACAGCATATAGATTAATCGCCCATGCAATGGGCAGCATTCGTGATCAACCATATACCAACGCCTATGAAGCGATGATCGCCAATTACGAGAAAGGCACACGTGTATTTGAGATCGACTTTATGCTGACATCGGATCGTAAAGCCGTGGCCAGACATGAATGGACCGCTAATATGAGCAAAATGCTAGGACAAGACGAAGAGCTTCCGGAGGATAAACAAGCCGGGGCGCTGACACATGATGAATTTATGAATACGCCTATTTTGGGCATGTATCAACCCATGGATGCCGATGGCATTGTAGATGTACTAGCCGAGTATCCGGATATGTATATCGTTACTGATACCAAGGAACAGAAGGACGAGGATATTCAGCAGGTGTTAAGATCCCTGGTGGATGCAGCCAAAGAACATGACCCCTCTGTGCTGAATCGGGTGGTGGTACAAATCTATAACGAACCGATGCTTGAAACGGTGAAAGAAGTCTATGCGTTCCCTTCGATTATATATACGTTATATGCCACACAGGATACAGAAGCTCAGGTTGTTAATTTTGTGCAGAAGAATGATATTGATGCGGTTACCATGCCGGAATATAAAGTGAACCAGAATTTCGTTGCCAAGCTGAATAGTGCTGGCTCAGTCACCTACGTGCATACCATCAATGACACTGAACAGGTGGCTAACTATGAGAAATGGGGCGTGTACGGGGTATACTCTGACGTGCTGACGGAGCAGGAACTGGATGAGATGAACACACGTTTTGCTTGGAAACCGTAA
- the rfbD gene encoding dTDP-4-dehydrorhamnose reductase, protein MNYRVMVTGSAGQLGYDVVKTFQTEGHQVLACDRNQMDITDQQQCTDMITTFQPHIIIHCAAYTAVDQAEVDEDTAYAINASGTRNIAVAAESVKAKLVYISTDYVFDGSGSTPYREYDVTNPQSVYGKSKLAGERLVQSLCTRWFIVRTSWVFGVFGSNFVKTMLGLMEKRPQLQVVHDQQGSPTYTVDLARFIHTLSASEKYGIYHASNSGICTWYEFAQAISEEANKHGVFKPTAELNPCTTDQFPRPAPRPAYSVMDHLAIRTNGLKPLRPWREALIAFLNELSVQKTD, encoded by the coding sequence ATGAACTATAGAGTTATGGTGACTGGATCGGCGGGACAGCTAGGTTATGATGTGGTGAAGACCTTCCAAACAGAGGGGCATCAAGTACTGGCCTGTGATAGAAATCAGATGGATATTACCGATCAACAGCAGTGCACCGACATGATTACGACGTTCCAGCCTCACATCATTATTCACTGTGCTGCCTACACGGCGGTCGATCAGGCTGAGGTAGATGAGGATACAGCATATGCTATCAATGCATCAGGTACTAGAAACATTGCGGTTGCCGCCGAGAGTGTGAAAGCAAAATTGGTATATATCAGTACCGATTATGTATTTGATGGGAGCGGGAGCACACCTTACCGAGAGTACGATGTAACTAATCCGCAGAGTGTTTATGGCAAGTCGAAGCTTGCTGGGGAACGGCTGGTTCAAAGTTTGTGTACGCGATGGTTTATCGTTCGAACATCATGGGTGTTTGGCGTATTTGGCAGTAATTTTGTTAAAACCATGCTGGGACTTATGGAGAAACGTCCACAACTGCAAGTCGTTCATGATCAACAAGGTTCGCCCACCTATACCGTGGATCTTGCCCGATTCATTCATACCCTTTCTGCTAGTGAAAAATATGGTATCTATCATGCTTCCAATTCGGGAATTTGCACGTGGTACGAGTTTGCGCAGGCCATTAGCGAAGAAGCGAATAAGCATGGTGTATTCAAGCCAACGGCCGAACTTAATCCATGCACAACCGATCAGTTTCCACGTCCAGCTCCGCGTCCTGCATACTCTGTAATGGATCATCTGGCGATTCGAACGAATGGTCTGAAACCTCTGAGACCTTGGCGTGAGGCACTGATTGCGTTTTTGAATGAGTTGAGTGTGCAAAAAACAGACTGA
- the rfbB gene encoding dTDP-glucose 4,6-dehydratase yields the protein MKLLVTGGAGFIGSNFVLYMLREHPSYEIINVDALTYAGNLENLHTVESNPQYTFIKADIADVQQMEAIFAQGIDVIVNFAAESHVDRSILSPDIFVRTNVMGTQVLLDAAKKYQVTKFVQVSTDEVYGSLGATGLFTEDTPLMPNSPYSASKAGGDLLVRSYHETFGLPVNITRCSNNYGPFQFPEKLIPLIISRALNDEAIPVYGDGLNIRDWLYVEDHCSAIDLVIHNGQSGEVYNVGGNNERTNMYIVQTVLEQLGKPASLIKHVQDRLGHDRRYGIDPTKIRTELGWQPAHNFETGIRETIQWYLNHQDWWTRIQSGAYQDYVQLQYGKRMGDSPQ from the coding sequence ATGAAACTACTGGTTACGGGTGGGGCCGGATTTATCGGCAGCAACTTTGTGCTATATATGCTTCGTGAACATCCGAGTTATGAAATTATCAATGTTGATGCATTAACGTATGCGGGGAATTTGGAGAATTTGCATACAGTAGAGTCTAATCCTCAATATACATTTATCAAAGCAGATATTGCAGATGTACAGCAGATGGAAGCTATTTTTGCCCAAGGCATCGATGTGATTGTGAATTTCGCTGCCGAGTCTCATGTAGATCGTAGTATTCTGTCCCCGGATATCTTTGTCCGTACCAATGTGATGGGTACTCAGGTTCTGCTGGATGCGGCAAAGAAGTATCAAGTCACCAAGTTTGTTCAGGTATCGACGGATGAGGTGTATGGATCACTAGGTGCAACAGGTTTATTTACTGAAGATACACCTTTGATGCCTAACAGTCCTTACTCTGCCAGTAAAGCTGGTGGGGATCTGCTTGTAAGATCCTACCATGAAACCTTTGGACTTCCTGTAAACATTACACGTTGCTCCAACAACTATGGACCTTTTCAATTCCCGGAGAAACTGATTCCGCTGATTATATCCCGTGCATTGAATGATGAAGCCATCCCAGTATATGGTGATGGGCTCAATATTCGTGACTGGCTTTATGTCGAGGATCACTGCAGTGCGATTGATCTCGTGATTCATAATGGACAATCGGGTGAGGTATATAACGTTGGCGGTAATAACGAACGCACTAATATGTATATTGTGCAGACTGTTTTGGAGCAACTGGGCAAACCAGCGAGTTTGATTAAACATGTACAGGATCGCTTGGGACATGACCGGCGTTACGGTATAGATCCTACCAAGATACGTACAGAGCTCGGCTGGCAACCTGCACACAATTTTGAAACTGGGATCAGAGAGACGATTCAGTGGTATCTGAATCATCAGGATTGGTGGACCAGAATTCAATCAGGCGCGTATCAGGATTATGTCCAGCTTCAATACGGTAAGCGGATGGGTGATTCGCCCCAATGA
- the rfbC gene encoding dTDP-4-dehydrorhamnose 3,5-epimerase → MKVIPLFMDGAAILEPKVYGDHRGYFMESYNEQVLHENGIQHVFIQDNQSLSAEAGVLRGLHYQLHPKAQTKLVRVISGAIYDVIVDVRKSSPTFGQWKSVILSEYNQRQLLVPQGFAHGFCTLVPHSQVTYKVDAYYSPEHDRGILWDDPALGIDWPVTKPILSEKDQKHPLLKDAELNFD, encoded by the coding sequence ATGAAGGTAATTCCGCTGTTTATGGATGGCGCAGCCATTTTAGAACCCAAGGTTTATGGTGATCATCGTGGATATTTTATGGAGAGTTATAATGAACAGGTTCTGCATGAGAATGGGATACAACACGTCTTTATTCAGGACAATCAATCCTTGTCAGCTGAAGCTGGTGTTCTGCGTGGACTTCATTACCAACTTCATCCCAAGGCGCAGACTAAACTGGTGAGGGTTATATCTGGGGCTATATATGATGTAATTGTGGATGTGCGGAAATCTTCCCCAACCTTTGGACAATGGAAAAGTGTCATTCTAAGTGAGTACAACCAGCGGCAACTGCTTGTTCCTCAGGGGTTTGCTCATGGATTCTGCACCTTGGTACCTCATTCTCAGGTAACTTATAAAGTAGACGCCTATTATTCGCCTGAACATGATCGTGGAATTTTATGGGATGATCCTGCGCTCGGCATTGATTGGCCTGTGACGAAACCTATATTATCGGAGAAGGACCAAAAGCATCCTTTACTGAAAGATGCCGAACTGAACTTCGACTAA
- the galU gene encoding UTP--glucose-1-phosphate uridylyltransferase GalU produces the protein MRIRKAIIPAAGLGTRFLPATKAMPKEMLPIVDKPTIQYIIEEAVASGIEDIIIVTGKGKRAIEDHFDYSFELEQNLAGKQKWDLLNEVRKPSEMADIHYIRQKEPKGLGHAIWCARKFIGNEPFAVLLGDDIVEADHPCLKQMIEVYDELQSPIVGVQPVDWNEVSRYGIVDGELLTRTDERVFRARRLIEKPKTEDSPSNLAIMGRYILTPDIFEILGQQSAGVGGEIQLTDALSRLNEQRQILAYHFDGLRHDVGEKLGFIETSIHYALQRPDLRKDLLKYLEQVVKNQ, from the coding sequence ATTCGCAAGGCGATTATTCCAGCCGCAGGGTTGGGTACCCGGTTTCTGCCTGCCACTAAGGCGATGCCGAAAGAAATGTTGCCCATCGTGGACAAGCCGACGATCCAGTACATTATTGAAGAAGCCGTAGCTTCTGGCATTGAAGATATCATTATTGTGACGGGTAAAGGGAAACGGGCCATTGAAGATCACTTCGACTATTCTTTTGAGCTGGAGCAGAATTTGGCGGGCAAACAGAAATGGGACCTACTCAACGAAGTACGCAAACCTTCCGAGATGGCAGACATTCATTATATCCGTCAAAAGGAACCGAAGGGACTTGGTCACGCCATCTGGTGCGCCCGCAAGTTTATTGGCAACGAACCTTTTGCCGTCCTGTTAGGGGACGACATTGTGGAAGCGGACCATCCCTGCCTGAAGCAGATGATCGAGGTTTATGATGAACTGCAGTCTCCAATCGTTGGTGTACAGCCTGTCGATTGGAATGAGGTATCCCGCTACGGGATTGTAGACGGAGAGTTGCTAACTCGTACCGATGAACGTGTCTTTCGCGCCCGCCGCTTAATTGAGAAACCGAAGACCGAAGATTCCCCCTCTAACCTGGCTATTATGGGACGTTATATTCTTACACCGGATATCTTTGAGATACTAGGTCAACAATCTGCTGGCGTTGGCGGAGAAATCCAACTCACAGATGCTTTGTCCCGATTGAATGAACAGCGACAGATTCTGGCATATCACTTTGATGGGCTCCGTCATGATGTTGGTGAGAAGTTAGGTTTTATTGAAACGTCCATACATTATGCGTTGCAACGCCCGGATCTGCGGAAAGATCTCTTAAAGTATTTGGAGCAGGTCGTAAAGAATCAATAA